One genomic region from Candidatus Eisenbacteria bacterium encodes:
- a CDS encoding glycosyltransferase, giving the protein MSFTLLQVYKDYYPPIVGGIERHVHGLSTAVRERCKVRVLVANRNCRTQHEVVEGIPVTKVADLGRLVSAPVAPAFPYWLKKLDSDIIHFHLPNPTAEISALLTRPRGRIVATYHSDIVRQKVTGALYAPAQRAFLRRADALIVTSPAYARSSPVLREIAERCRVVPLGVDPKPYERTAAMDEKVSELLSRTEGPRVYFLGVLRYYKGLPFLVRAMRDLSAHLYIGGDGPMRPELERLVRSTGLEDRVHFLGALGEREAIAWMHACDVFCLPAHLRSEAYGLCQVEAHLCGKPVVSTLLDTGVPYVNRHEVTGLVVPPRSPEALADALSRLLSDEGLRARLGANARARALEEFTLETMVERLWHIYRELLDGRPG; this is encoded by the coding sequence ATGTCCTTCACTCTCCTTCAGGTATACAAGGACTACTACCCGCCGATCGTTGGGGGGATCGAACGGCACGTTCACGGCCTCTCCACTGCGGTTCGGGAACGATGCAAGGTGAGGGTCCTGGTCGCCAACAGGAACTGCCGCACCCAGCACGAGGTCGTCGAGGGCATTCCCGTCACGAAAGTCGCCGATCTCGGACGCTTGGTCTCTGCGCCGGTCGCTCCCGCGTTTCCTTACTGGCTCAAGAAGCTCGACAGCGACATCATCCACTTCCACTTGCCGAATCCGACCGCGGAGATCAGCGCGCTCCTGACGAGGCCAAGGGGGAGGATCGTCGCAACCTATCACAGCGACATCGTCCGGCAGAAGGTGACCGGCGCTCTCTATGCGCCGGCTCAGCGCGCCTTCCTTCGGCGTGCGGACGCGCTGATCGTCACAAGCCCCGCCTATGCGCGCAGCTCTCCGGTGTTGCGGGAGATCGCGGAGCGTTGCCGGGTCGTTCCGCTCGGTGTGGATCCGAAACCGTACGAGCGAACCGCAGCGATGGACGAGAAGGTCTCGGAGCTGCTGAGCCGCACCGAGGGGCCGCGCGTCTACTTTCTGGGCGTTCTCCGATACTACAAGGGGCTTCCGTTTCTTGTTCGGGCCATGCGGGACCTGTCGGCTCACCTCTATATCGGAGGGGACGGGCCCATGCGGCCGGAGCTCGAACGGCTCGTCCGATCCACGGGCCTCGAGGACCGCGTGCACTTCTTGGGGGCGCTCGGAGAGCGGGAAGCGATCGCGTGGATGCACGCGTGCGATGTTTTCTGTCTTCCGGCGCACTTGAGGAGCGAGGCTTATGGCCTGTGCCAAGTGGAAGCCCACCTGTGCGGGAAGCCGGTCGTCAGCACGCTTCTCGACACCGGGGTCCCGTACGTGAACCGGCACGAGGTCACCGGGCTCGTCGTCCCGCCGCGGTCCCCGGAAGCGCTGGCCGATGCCCTCTCGAGGCTCCTCTCCGACGAAGGTCTTCGCGCGCGGCTCGGCGCGAATGCCCGCGCTCGCGCGCTCGAGGAGTTTACTCTCGAGACGATGGTCGAAAGACTGTGGCACATCTATCG